From a single Fusobacterium ulcerans ATCC 49185 genomic region:
- a CDS encoding major capsid protein, which produces MENKKMRVDNYLKTQGFLIQLFGTPTPTRIADVIIPEIFAGYINKNPLELNAFYQSGVLVRTPEFDNLAAGAGYTINMPYWDELEGGYEQRKDNDDAGAPKFNKISAKKEVAVKCFDVYRAGASSFASELAGSDAMGAIQSKVGHKITNLDQKRIFQLLDGVFASTDMSKNVLDISTLTGKEAVFSPKALIRAQGLLGDRQDQTVAIAMHSATYTLLKEQNLITVQTNADQAGLPIEYYGKRRVIVDDAIKPDTDGVYKTYLFVAGAIAYGRGGEQYPVEIGKIPHYEEEGITVRKNHIFHVRGTKWKGATDEVINPDVELIKGTNWEAAYPTKQIAVILLKHRVEEKVVSGASVLNGEIPVEETQVEEAPKKK; this is translated from the coding sequence ATGGAAAACAAAAAAATGAGAGTTGACAATTATTTAAAAACACAAGGGTTCTTAATACAACTATTTGGAACACCTACACCAACAAGAATAGCAGATGTGATAATACCAGAGATATTTGCAGGATATATAAATAAAAATCCATTAGAATTAAATGCCTTTTATCAATCTGGGGTACTTGTAAGAACTCCAGAATTTGACAATTTAGCAGCAGGGGCAGGGTACACAATTAATATGCCTTATTGGGATGAACTAGAGGGTGGATATGAGCAAAGAAAAGATAATGATGATGCTGGAGCACCTAAATTTAATAAGATCTCTGCTAAAAAAGAAGTAGCAGTAAAATGTTTTGATGTATATAGAGCAGGAGCCTCTTCTTTTGCTTCTGAACTTGCTGGAAGCGATGCAATGGGTGCTATACAATCGAAGGTTGGACATAAAATTACAAATCTAGACCAAAAAAGAATATTCCAATTACTTGATGGAGTATTTGCTTCTACAGATATGTCTAAAAATGTTTTAGATATTTCTACTTTAACAGGGAAAGAGGCTGTTTTCTCTCCAAAAGCATTAATAAGAGCACAAGGATTACTAGGAGATAGGCAAGACCAAACAGTAGCTATAGCAATGCACTCGGCTACATATACACTATTAAAAGAGCAAAACTTAATAACTGTACAAACAAATGCAGATCAGGCAGGGTTGCCGATAGAATACTATGGAAAAAGAAGGGTTATAGTAGATGATGCTATAAAACCAGATACAGATGGAGTATATAAAACTTACTTATTTGTAGCAGGAGCTATTGCATATGGTAGAGGCGGAGAACAATACCCAGTAGAAATAGGGAAAATACCACACTATGAAGAAGAAGGGATTACAGTAAGAAAGAACCATATTTTCCATGTAAGAGGAACAAAATGGAAAGGGGCAACAGATGAAGTTATAAATCCAGATGTTGAGTTAATAAAAGGAACTAACTGGGAAGCAGCATACCCAACTAAACAAATAGCAGTTATTCTTTTAAAACATAGAGTTGAAGAAAAAGTTGTTTCTGGAGCTTCAGTTCTAAATGGAGAAATACCAGTTGAAGAAACACAAGTTGAAGAAGCTCCAAAAAAGAAATAG
- a CDS encoding HK97 gp10 family phage protein produces MSNIKNKLDVAVARGLNNFGEHLKGKVIDVTPMDTGELRRSIYIKKATADNLTVEVGSSGAIAPYNVYVHEIPKINYTTPGTGYKFIEKPFYEEKDKIQTFIKAEVKK; encoded by the coding sequence ATGTCTAATATAAAGAATAAATTAGATGTGGCAGTAGCAAGAGGCTTAAATAATTTCGGAGAACATTTAAAAGGCAAGGTTATAGATGTTACTCCAATGGACACAGGGGAACTAAGGAGAAGTATATACATAAAAAAGGCAACTGCAGATAACTTAACTGTAGAAGTGGGGAGCAGTGGGGCAATAGCTCCCTATAATGTTTATGTCCATGAAATACCAAAAATAAATTATACAACACCTGGAACTGGATATAAATTTATAGAAAAACCTTTCTATGAGGAAAAAGATAAGATACAAACCTTTATAAAAGCAGAGGTAAAAAAATGA